DNA sequence from the Scophthalmus maximus strain ysfricsl-2021 chromosome 1, ASM2237912v1, whole genome shotgun sequence genome:
tgctgacGTCTGCTAAGTAGCCCAAagcacaaagtacagctgaggctgatgggaatgacATTCGTTATTCAAGTATTCAGTGGTATTCAGTGGTATTCGAAGCTTTttcgaagaaaaaaacaaaacctgtcaaTCAACtattcactttcacattcacacctcgGAAGAAACCCACACATACAAGGGGGGAACattcaaactccacacagaaaggccctggttggttcaaactagaaccttcttgctgtgaggcgacagcagTAACCACTACACCGCCTTGCAGCCAAATTGCAACGCAGTCCATGAAATAGTTGAGACTTAATGAGTAGATAGTTACATGTAGAACAATAAGCTTTTGCATTATCTCACCACATCATTTCGTGCTTCGCTTCGCAGGAATTGAAGGGACAGGCGCAGTGAGAGAACTATGAAAGCCGTCATGGAAGCTTCTTGGTCTTTGCCTTTCTACGTTAAACACAGGGACAATACAGCATTTAAATCACTGTTGCTTGTGGTTGGTGCCACGTCTAATACTGTACTCgtatacaaacacacgcacacacacacacacacgcacacaaacacacacacacacacacacacacacacacacacacacacacatatgctctGACAAGTGTACTATACACTGTACTTACCAGGACTTGTCTGTGTAACACAGGATGTGGGTCAGTGAAAGACCCATCTGTGTTCTGCACTGAGGTCAGGTAACTGACTGAGTGCATGATCTCTTCTGCTGGTACAACACTAGTTATCTGGCCCTGCTGTCCTAAAGCCCCTGTCTGACGCTGTGCCACCAAAGACAGAACTTTTACTACAAGCGCAGTCACCCTGCggacaagagaaagaaaaataagcaaCTGGAGTGGAAAGAACATTTGAATCATCGTAACAGCGTTGGCTGAATTAAGCTGAATACGTACATGTAGAACCAAAGAGGGTCTTGTCTAAATGCGTTTATCTTAAGTGCATCAATGTAACAGCTGCACCCCTCTGCactatgatttgtttttctcatgtgaAGCGTTCCTTGTTTCAGGAATTATTTAGGTGTCcataaaaccttgaaaaatTGGTTGCAACACAATCCCAAGTAACAATTTCACATCAAGAATCAGTAAGTTGACATGAAACAGACTCACCAATTACTAGATGGCACTGAATACCATGCTCCATAAGATCCATCACCTTTCTTGTAGCTTAAAATCCTTGTATATCCtaatggagaaaaaagtttGTCTACCATAAAATTGTCTATAGCCTTGTTAGTGACCAGTGGAGGGTGCAATGCTTATAGCATCCCACAATACTAATGTGAAACAAGAAGATGAAACTGAAGCCTTGGGGGCACTTTTGATTCCTGATTGAACTTTCCCCTGTTTAAACATATTACAGGTTCCCTACGGAGTAGCACCATTGAGCTATTGTTTTTTATGAGTTACCTATAAACTGTGACATCATTATTCTGCCATCGTTGGCTGGTTTTGGTTTTCGGAATAGTAATCACAATAAATCTATAATTTGTTGTCCATACTGTTTTGCATCTGCTTTCAGTAAAAACACCAAATGCAATGAGCTGTCTCTCAGCCTTTGTTGGAAGGTTTGGCCAGATGTCGGTGCTAGTGGAAAGGGGAAAGAGGTCATCCAGAACAAcggaattcaattcaattggaATTCTTTCTCTAGTTATTCGCAGAACAATTTCACGGCAACCTGGCCAGTAGCTTTCCAGACACCttgttgtgaatgtgtgacaGAAACAGACGAGACATTTAGGGTCTGCTAACAGCAGTCAATATTAACTGTTAATGAGGACCTTAGAAATGACATCAGAATTTGAgtttgtctcttctcctctctaaATTTGTGTGCATAGTAACAGATTCAAAGAAAAGTTTTTGTAGATGTAATTAGCCAATTATTGAGACTTTATTTAATCAAAGTTAGTTCATACCTTGGGTAATCTTGTCAAGAGCTTCATCTCTGGCACCAGCAGGTAAGTTAAACCATTGCTCACTCAGATCAAGGTAGCGGAGGGCTGAAGCTGTAGGGGCAAGTCGTACCATTGTCTGCTCCAAACATCCTGTGGGCAATACGATTAGGCCAGCAACCTTCTTGGGATTAAGAAGGTTTTTTGCTTGCAAATGAAATCCGTTCTCTGTTAGGTGAGAACATTGAAAAGGTCAGACACAAAGTAAGATACGAAGATTTATTAATTGTATGAATGTCTTCCAGTAGATACCTTCTGCCGAAATGAAAATATTGGTGCTGGAGCCTGGGATGACTTCATCTGGTAAAGTTCCATCAATATTGAAGGTCTTTGTGCTCTTCCCTGTCATGACAGAGAGGTGTAAATTGATTAAAGCACATGTGATATATcgggaagcaaaaaaaaaagacaagtttcAAAGTATCACTGATTGATCCGGAAACAACTTACCATCTAATTGTATCACTCGGGTTTCCTCTACTCTCTTTTGAAATCCTTCTTCCTACAACAAGACAAAATTAGCTAAATTACTGTGCTTCCCTCACCTCATCataaaacaatgaattgatttaaaGATAACATGTTTGTCACTCACCCACACATTCAAAGTCTTTTCTACTGCATCTATTCCAATCTCATTAACCATGTCATAGAGACGTATTTTGATGGGTATGGAGCCAGTTACCATGGgaacagcagagaaagagacaaactgGGAAGACTCTGGCTCCACAGTAATGTTGACATAGGCTGTAGTGGTAGCTGAGCCAGGGGAGCAAAGTCCTTCAGTTTGTTCCATATGAACTGCCACCTATGATAAAAAATACAGGTTTCCACAGAGTAAATTAGCATTACCATTTGAATTTCAGTGTTTTGCGCAGTAGTTGGTTACTGGTTTAAGGGCTATTAAGGTTATAGCTACCTCCAGTCTGTCAAAGCCATAGTTGTAGATAACAGGTGAAATGGATATTTGCTCATATTTTCTCACTGAGTAAGGCAGTCTCAGGGACACAAACGTCCTCTTAACTGCTTTGACGTCAGACGGTTCAACTACACAGAAACCTGAATGAAACACAGATTGAGCTGCGGTTATTAGAAAGAAATGCTCTGATCAAACAtccaaagatttgtttttgaactTGGAAGCAGTTATTACCACTGGCTGCTGACAATGTGATGACCTGAATTTCCCATGTGGTGATGGAATCAGGAAGAGTCAAAGTATACCTAAAAGATTTTTCATAGTCACAAACGCAAAGGATATAAACAAAACTACGGGTtagcaaatgttttaatatctgTTGCCATGGCATTTCTCTGCAAAAGAATATACTACATTAAAACTTTCTTTCCACCTTTTTACCTGTGTTTGCCATTTACTTCAAATTCTGTGAATGCAAAGCTTGGAGGGAAAAATCTTCGAATGTACTGAGAAGCAGTGTCCAAGAAGAATTCTTCAATGTCTATTTCACTTGcagctaaacaaaaaaaagaaagagaaaatgagagtcCATTTGTTAAATTATGTTATAATCACGCCACAGCAATTACATTGTAGATTGCCCATAAATCAAAATTTCATCTCACTCCGGCCAAATCCTCTCTTGGCATCCTCTCGCATCTTCTTTTGTCTCAGACGCATTCCTTCAAggcagcattttaaaaaggcTTCTGCACAAACTAGATTTTTTCGCACCAGAGAGACCCTCTTTGCTCTTTCCTGACATGTCAGTGTCATAGGGATGAGAGCAAACCCGTGACCACAACACTCTTGAAGTTTTTCATCGGAAAAGTTAGattctgaaagtgaaaaagaaaaggcaaatattTTGACGTCTTTTTGTGTCTTGAATTGTCGCAAACCAAAGTTGTAGTGCTAGAACCTTGTCTTACTCAAGGTTATCATTTCCTGTTGAAGGTCCACAGAGCGTCTTTGTCGGGCAGATCGTGAATCACAGCGAAAATCTGGAAAAGTAGTTTGCATAACAGCATAAAAGCTCATGAAATAATTAAGTGGATGGCTACGTTTAAGAGTttggatggttgtttgttttattaaaacaaataatttgttAAAAGGTAAGATACTGATGCAGTGGTTGGCAATGAATATTGAATTACACTGTCTAACACAATTTAAACCGAAATTCAGAACTTGCAATCAATAATTACGGTAAATTGGAAAAGCTTCCAAAATGGTATCAAGGTATTTTCAAATCAGTATCAAACTCATTAGTGATACGTCATTCAGTCAAATACAGGGcatgaaataaatcatttaaaagaaaatttgtttttgtcattaccCCTTCTCCAGTCTGACTCGGACTGAGTCACAAATGAGAGACCAGCATCTGTAAGTACAGATGCTGGGTTAGATCCTCCACCATATGAGCAACCAAGGTCATATGACTGCATAGAGGAAAAGACCTGAAAAGAAGGAACAAGAACTTGTATTTTCCCTATTGTCAAATAAAGATTGAATGGTGAAATCAAATCTGTGTGCTTTAatgagagcgagtgtgtgtgtacaaggtGTTTGTGAAAGTTCTACCTGTTTGGCTGTGAGTTTATTATCGGTATTGAGAGCGTAGAAAGCCTTATCCACAGCAAGCAAAGCCACTTTGGCTCTCTGACCATGCAAATCAAAATTCAGCACTGACGGTCTTCCCGGTTCAGAAAGTCCTTTTTGTTCAACCTAAattgaagttgaaatatttcagagaTTTTTAAATGCTTCTTGGCAACGTCAAGGCTAATTAAACAGctacattaaaacaaaacattgaaatacacaCTTGAAAACACACAGGCTAGGTTAGCGTTAAAGGGTTATATTGGCACCCACCCAAGTCAGTTTACAGTCTTTACATTAATTTGGTGCCACCACCCCTCTGTACCTCATTTATAATAACTTAAAAAATTTACACTCCCACCTCCATCAAATCACTCTCCTCAAACACACAGTTAATAGACAAGGTAAAGTTCTGTTTGTCCACTGTCTCTGTATGCCCAGCCTACACTCGTATCTGTTCTGTTTACTCACCTTGACCTTTATCTCACATTCATCCCTGACATCTACCCACACCGAGTCAGCAATGATGTCACCGTGTTGGTTGTAGAAGTAGCCTATCAGACGGAAGGATGGAACCATATCAGGCGTTATCAGCAGGTTGTTTTTAACTGAACTTCCAATTCGGAGAGATCCATCTTTTATTAGGATGCCGCGGCTTCGGACCTGCAACAGAGGCAAACCAAAATGTTTAATAATGACAAAACTCTGCTCCTGTTTCTTAAAATACACCATGCTGTATTTCATGTGAGGAGGCTCACCATGTAGTATATAAACCCATCGCTTGGGCCGTTCACTGTGTTGTATGTCACAGCAAGTAAATCATTCACAGAGTACATCTTGTTGGTAAAACTCATGTAGAGGTAGGTGTCTCTTGGAGATGAAGCAGGTTTAattattttcctctcctgcaggCCATCTGCGGTCACCTTTTGGAGCCAAGAGGTGGAAATAgttaaaactaaacaaaaacaaatttgagaAGGTCTTCAACTGAGTTTGGAGAATACTAACTTCAAGAGTAATTGGAGCTGAAGAGTGAATATTAAAGGAATGAAACACTGCCCCCTCCTGGTCAGTAGTGGCTTCCAGTGATTTCTCTGAAGATCCTGGTATAACAATCCTTACTGGCACACCAATTGCTGGAGAGCCATCTGGGAGACGCATGATCACCTGTAATAACGACATACAAATCCTTCTACATACAAAACCATCACAGTGATGAACTTAGCTGTTTACCCATTGGTTAGTTTCATGCATACCACCACATCCAGTGGGTATCCGGGAATGAAGTGTGAGCGAGTTCGAGAGAGATCCATTGTGTATTTGtgggagaggacaggaagatAAACTTGGGCCTCTTGCATTTCACCACCTGGGCAGACAATAtcagccaaaatgaaaaatcacGATAATAGTCCCAAAATGCTACTGTACTATATTTCAGTAAGAGtaatattatgaatatataatatataatatgatgatgatatcaCATAGGTATTTCTAAAATTATAATTCCATAAAATATATGCATTTTTGACTACTTTAACACTCTATAGTGTAAGAATCTTTGAAGTTTACGAGAAGTTGTGCACAACCTGAGTCAAACTCATAGTCTTAAAGCATCTTTCATGAAATAGCATACTACAATATCAAGAGTCATCACTGTGTCCCAGAGGTGCAgaacaagaaacacaaactAACTGTAATAAATCTACTTCTACTGGCGCTgtatacaaaacacaaaatgtattatacattttttaaataaaaaaaaattctctctgTACATCATAATAGGTTTATAACAATatttctgaaagaaaaatttaatatttttctatgtacattaattacatattttgtgcCTACTGGGAGTTATCTCACTCAAACAATGGTACATTGTGTGTGAGTAGTGGCATGTCCTTTACTTTTTATGTTGGTGACAAATACTCCCAAAAAGACTTTCGCCCCGTGTTGCTGTAAGTCAGAGAGAGTTAGATTCAGCTGGTTTTGCAGTCGATCATTTATCTTTGccgcagagagagaaattaagGCTGTTCCACTCTGGACCTGCAAGAAATGGCAcaaattgttgcttttttaagTCATAAAACACTCAAAAAAGTCCATCATGTTGCCTGATTATCTAATCTGATTTTTTAGATTAATTTTGCATAGAGATGTTTCCTTACCGAACCAGTCAGCTCCAGCCCATCGATAAAGACAGGCTTTATTATTTGTCCACGGGGTCCGACTTTATCAACCACCCCAAATTTGAAGTGGTAAGCTCCTTTAACATTGTCGCCATTGGTGTACCTGCAAACAACAGCTTGAATTAAGACATAAACTGagtctgaaaatgtaaaaactgtgaGTATAACGTCAGTGTACGTTGTCAACAATGTGGACTAAGCCGTGCCCTTCCCTTATTATCAAAACTGCACGAATAAAATTCTTTcattaaaagtgaattaaatcACAAGGTAGGCAATCATTTAAAATAGGTCACTTTTAGGAGCggcccatttttttttgccctacagagattttttttgccacttttaAGGTTATCTTATTTGGGGATTTTACAATTAGCCAGTCGTTATGTTTAGAATATAGCGGCTATAAAAGCCAGAATTTTTAAGAGTTGGACCATCCAGAGCTTAAAGGGCAGAAAATAATGGATGTGCCATCATCaaatgggcaaaaaaaacaactcaaacgGGATAGAAGTAGTTACCATCAGCTTTATGGCGCCTGTCATGTTGCTTGTCTGGATTTAGTTGCGAACATTAGCTAGAAGTGCTAGCACAGCATGTTAGTTGTGACCTATGGTTTGACCTTGGCGGCAACATTAGCAACTCGTAATGTCACATGAGTTTTTGAGTTCTCCGAGCATAACATTACAGTGGTCTGAACTGATTAATACCGTTTTAACAGAAAAGCTCGACAGTAAGCAGATTTAATGTGGAATTAATAAACACTTACATGGCTGAGATGGTGAGGACAATCTCTTCCTCATTCATCAAAATATAGCTCTGCTTCATGTTGATGTTCACCTCAAAACTCGGTAAAACTGGGGGGAGTAACAATACAATATTTTTAGATTGAAGAGATTGTGGGGggggttgaaaagaaaaaggaaaatacattcaTAAAATTTGCTTACCAAATGTTTGGACTTTAAACTCTCGCGAAACAGCATTTGCTTCATCGTCCTCATAGTGAGCTGTAATCTTCCATGTGCCCATTCTTTGTAAACAAAACATACGTGTGTTATCGTTTCAAAGTTGCTTGTGCTGTTGGTTTAAGCTTTATTGCAAATATCTTTTAACGCACTTAGAAACATCAGGTATAGCAAATGTGCCAACGTTAATTCCTCCCTTTGCAGTCTTGAAGGACTTCATTATTCTGTTTCCAGCTGCATTCTGTCATACAACGATAAAAGCAGGAATCATTCATGCAGATCCATCAAAGGTCTCCATAGTCCTAAAGAAAATGTATCTACTCACAAATACTGATATGTGGAACGCTTCCTCGTGAGGCCTGAGCGTGTGGTCAAGAGTGAATATCCTGTAACTCACTaggaaaatatataatcaatgACTTTAAATATGATCACTGTAAATCTTCCATAGGatgcatatttatttcacattgttttacaCTGATTcacatttgcttgtttttattttacctttctGTGTTGGGTTATAGATTGGCTGATTAGTCTGAATGAAGATATAGCCCCTGTGTTTTGATACCAGGACCTTTGTTGACTTCCTGCCAGGGAACGATGGGCTCTCTGCCACCAGCAAAAGGTAGGGAGGTTGATGTTTTGGAGGTTGGAATCTGGACATAATTTCCTTGTTTATCTGTAAAGATGCAATTGGATGTTTGGGTTAATCACCACTCAGTCCTGTCTAAATTGTTTGCTTATTATATGAGTGGGAAAGTTCTCATACCATGAGCTGAGCCGTTTTGATGTCCCGTTCGTCATTGCaaaacacaatttcttttcTGGACACAACAGTCCTGGTACTCTCATGCTCCAAGTGGAGGGTGATCGGACTGTTAAGATGAGGCTCTCCCATCTGGACAAACACTTTCTCATTAACTcccacatgaaacacatttgggGCTGAGATGAAGAATCTGCACAGAAAGGTGAAAAATATCTCTTACTCTATCCTtaattgttatatttttcaTCAGTTGATTTCTATGGTTATAGATTTAGATCTGCAATACATATTTTGTCTTAGCTATTACATTATGACAAAATGAATCATTCAAATGGAAATATACATAAATTATTTACAAAGTCTAGGTCACAGAAAGTATATTTGAACCTTCTTTGCATTTATCACTAAATAGGTTGACGTtacgttacattacattaaatcacatcacattacattatataATCTAGATTGTAGATGCTGTTACCTGTTTTCCGATGAGCACTCTGTTTCCACAGTCAAGATCAGGATCAGCATTGAAACAACAGGGCACTTCATGGTGCCGCTTCTATTTCTTTGCCTGCTCTGACATGGGATTTTGATCAACTGAGGTTTTGTGTATTATTATCCAGCCCTGTATTTCGCA
Encoded proteins:
- the c4b gene encoding complement C4-B, producing the protein MKCPVVSMLILILTVETECSSENRFFISAPNVFHVGVNEKVFVQMGEPHLNSPITLHLEHESTRTVVSRKEIVFCNDERDIKTAQLMINKEIMSRFQPPKHQPPYLLLVAESPSFPGRKSTKVLVSKHRGYIFIQTNQPIYNPTQKVSYRIFTLDHTLRPHEEAFHISVFNAAGNRIMKSFKTAKGGINVGTFAIPDVSKMGTWKITAHYEDDEANAVSREFKVQTFVLPSFEVNINMKQSYILMNEEEIVLTISAMYTNGDNVKGAYHFKFGVVDKVGPRGQIIKPVFIDGLELTGSVQSGTALISLSAAKINDRLQNQLNLTLSDLQQHGAKVFLGVFVTNIKSGEMQEAQVYLPVLSHKYTMDLSRTRSHFIPGYPLDVVVIMRLPDGSPAIGVPVRIVIPGSSEKSLEATTDQEGAVFHSFNIHSSAPITLEVTADGLQERKIIKPASSPRDTYLYMSFTNKMYSVNDLLAVTYNTVNGPSDGFIYYMVRSRGILIKDGSLRIGSSVKNNLLITPDMVPSFRLIGYFYNQHGDIIADSVWVDVRDECEIKVKVEQKGLSEPGRPSVLNFDLHGQRAKVALLAVDKAFYALNTDNKLTAKQVFSSMQSYDLGCSYGGGSNPASVLTDAGLSFVTQSESDWRRDFRCDSRSARQRRSVDLQQEMITLKSNFSDEKLQECCGHGFALIPMTLTCQERAKRVSLVRKNLVCAEAFLKCCLEGMRLRQKKMREDAKRGFGRTASEIDIEEFFLDTASQYIRRFFPPSFAFTEFEVNGKHRYTLTLPDSITTWEIQVITLSAASGFCVVEPSDVKAVKRTFVSLRLPYSVRKYEQISISPVIYNYGFDRLEVAVHMEQTEGLCSPGSATTTAYVNITVEPESSQFVSFSAVPMVTGSIPIKIRLYDMVNEIGIDAVEKTLNVWEEGFQKRVEETRVIQLDGKSTKTFNIDGTLPDEVIPGSSTNIFISAEENGFHLQAKNLLNPKKVAGLIVLPTGCLEQTMVRLAPTASALRYLDLSEQWFNLPAGARDEALDKITQGYTRILSYKKGDGSYGAWYSVPSSNWVTALVVKVLSLVAQRQTGALGQQGQITSVVPAEEIMHSVSYLTSVQNTDGSFTDPHPVLHRQVLKGKDQEASMTAFIVLSLRLSLQFLRSEARNDVEASISKSTTYLMSNIEELQHPYAVAITAYCLSVCLPEGTDLSPVWTKLHTMATEGRNGCYLWTTDTSPKNQETADGITVETSAYALLTAVALQHSQWADKAACWLVTQENYFGGYRSSQDTIMALEALAEYELKRSVSPQTNLIAEFTVPTKRDIVKLTVGNKEKVEADLKKLAGNNIVMQLSGTGDIKLKIVKAFHLLDPKDDCDKLSISVSLEGKVEYTAKVIETYEYYDDYDNNEEKESQVPQSAVEGINTPTRSRRDVDNAVNSDETVTYMVCVSHSLNNNLTGMAIADITLLSGFEAVIEDLDRLKRLPEQYISHYEVSYGRVLIYFNELYEPEECISFDAIQRVPIGLLQPAPAVFYDYYEPQRKCTVFYSAPQRSKVVSTLCSEDVCQCAERPCHKLKMTFKSERSGRVTKNDRVQHACFFPTVDYAYIVEVLSVSTRSNFEIYNTTVTEVLRSHGDMLVNENSARVFAKRRQCKGELHLGKPYLIMGKDGSTTDSNGVMQYLLESNTWVEQKPSEEECKKSAHQAACRGFSAFINEYKLDGCKQ